One part of the Lemur catta isolate mLemCat1 chromosome 13, mLemCat1.pri, whole genome shotgun sequence genome encodes these proteins:
- the ZNF672 gene encoding zinc finger protein 672, giving the protein MFSAPGAVTSGRPYACSECGKSFRYSSVLLRHERAHGGDGSVQCPECGERCARAADLPAHRRTHAGQTLYICGECGQSFRHSGRLDLHVGAHRRSRARPCRVCGRRFPHLSALLVHRRHRHPPERPRRCPLCARAFRQSALASHQARAHAPGTASAPAGPARRGTQCPRAFRSGAGLRSHARVHVAHSPAARLPRAPDTRQCGVCGKSFGKSSTLTRHLQTHSGEKPFKCPECGKGFLESATLVRHQRTHTGEKPYACGDCGRCFSESSTLLRHRRSHQGERPHACATCGKGFGQRSDLVVHQRVHTGEKPFPCPECGRRFSDRSDLTKHRRTHTGEKPYRCELCGRRFTCVSNLNVHRRNHAGHKPHRCPECGKAFGVASKLALHRKTHLGERPAECAECGKCFSHSRSLSQHQRAHTRARTAAAATRAAAGAALVFAGPAVQEKPGLFMSQWRETC; this is encoded by the coding sequence ATGTTCTCCGCGCCGGGCGCGGTTACCTCAGGGAGGCCTTACGCGTGCAGCGAGTGTGGCAAGAGTTTCCGCTACAGCTCGGTGCTGCTGCGGCACGAGCGTGCCCACGGCGGCGACGGCAGCGTCCAGTGCCCGGAGTGCGGCGAGCGCTGCGCGCGGGCTGCCGACCTCCCGGCGCACAGGCGCACGCACGCGGGCCAGACCCTCTACATCTGCGGCGAGTGCGGCCAGAGCTTCCGCCACAGCGGCCGCCTGGACCTACACGTGGGCGCCCATCGGCGCAGCCGCGCCCGCCCCTGCCGCGTCTGCGGCCGCCGCTTCCCGCACCTCTCGGCGCTGCTAGTGCACCGGCGCCACCGCCACCCGCCCGAACGGCCCCGCCGCTGTCCGCTGTGCGCCCGGGCCTTCCGACAGAGCGCGCTGGCCTCCCACCAGGCGCGGGCGCACGCGCCGGGCACGGCCTCCGCCCCCGCCGGCCCGGCCCGCCGCGGCACGCAGTGCCCGCGGGCCTTCCGCAGCGGCGCGGGGCTGCGGAGTCACGCACGCGTCCACGTGGCCCACAGCCCCGCGGCCCGGCTACCCCGTGCCCCGGACACGCGCCAGTGTGGCGTGTGCGGCAAGAGCTTCGGCAAGAGCTCTACGCTAACGCGACATCTGCAGACGCACTCGGGGGAGAAGCCCTTCAAGTGTCCAGAGTGCGGCAAGGGCTTCTTGGAGAGTGCCACGCTGGTGCGCCACCAGCGCACGCACACGGGAGAGAAGCCCTATGCATGCGGCGACTGCGGGCGCTGCTTCAGCGAGAGTTCCACGTTACTGCGCCACCGGCGCAGCCACCAGGGCGAGCGGCCGCACGCGTGCGCCACCTGTGGCAAGGGCTTCGGGCAGCGCTCCGACCTGGTGGTGCACCAGCGCgtccacactggggagaagccctTCCCGTGCCCCGAGTGCGGCCGCCGCTTCAGCGACCGCTCAGACCTCACCAAGCACCGGCGCACGcacacgggcgagaagccctACCGCTGCGAACTGTGCGGCAGGCGGTTCACGTGCGTGTCCAACCTCAACGTGCATCGGCGCAACCATGCTGGCCACAAGCCACACAGATGCCCCGAGTGTGGCAAGGCCTTCGGCGTCGCCTCCAAGCTCGCACTACATCGCAAGACGCACCTGGGCGAGCGGCCGGCGGAGTGCGCCGAGTGCGGCAAGTGCTTCAGCCACAGCCGCTCGCTGTCCCAACACCAGCGGGCCCACACACGCGCCCGCACCGCTGCCGCCGCCACCCGGGCCGCAGCAGGGGCTGCGCTCGTCTTCGCTGGGCCGGCTGTACAGGAAAAGCCAGGGCTCTTTATGTCCCAGTGGAGAGAGACTTGCTGA